The following proteins are co-located in the Bradyrhizobium sp. AZCC 2176 genome:
- a CDS encoding ABC transporter ATP-binding protein gives MPPIISVSNLSKTYGSGFKALNKINLDIKRGEIFALLGPNGAGKTTLISIVCGIANLSEGSVTVGGHDINRDYRAARSLIGLVPQELHTDSFETVWATVSFSRGLFGKPKNPAHIEKVLKDLSLWDKKDSKIITLSGGMKRRVMIAKALSHEPQILFLDEPTAGVDVELRKGMWDVVRALRASGVTIILTTHYIQEAEEMADRIGVINKGEIILVEDKAGLMQKLGKKELKVHLQGKIDAIPASLAAYNLELCDDGHAVIYDYDTKGDRTGITSLLGDLRSAGIRISDLDTRQSSLEDIFVSLVRAP, from the coding sequence ATGCCCCCTATCATATCCGTCTCAAATCTCTCAAAAACCTACGGCTCCGGCTTCAAGGCGCTGAACAAAATCAATCTGGACATCAAGCGCGGCGAGATATTTGCGCTGCTCGGTCCGAACGGCGCCGGCAAGACCACGCTGATCAGCATCGTCTGCGGCATCGCCAATCTGAGCGAGGGCAGCGTTACGGTGGGCGGGCATGACATCAACCGGGATTATCGCGCCGCGCGCTCGCTTATCGGGCTGGTGCCGCAGGAGCTGCACACCGACTCCTTTGAAACCGTGTGGGCGACCGTCAGCTTCAGCCGCGGCCTGTTCGGCAAGCCGAAGAACCCGGCCCATATCGAAAAGGTGCTGAAGGACCTGTCGCTATGGGACAAGAAAGATTCCAAGATCATCACGCTCTCCGGCGGCATGAAGCGCCGCGTGATGATCGCGAAGGCGCTGTCGCATGAGCCGCAGATCCTGTTCCTGGACGAACCCACCGCAGGTGTCGACGTCGAGTTGCGCAAAGGTATGTGGGATGTGGTACGCGCGCTCCGGGCCTCGGGCGTCACCATCATCCTGACCACGCACTACATCCAGGAAGCCGAGGAGATGGCCGACCGCATCGGCGTCATCAACAAGGGCGAGATCATCCTGGTCGAGGACAAGGCCGGGCTGATGCAGAAGCTCGGCAAGAAGGAACTGAAGGTGCATCTGCAAGGCAAGATCGATGCGATCCCCGCCTCGCTCGCGGCCTACAATCTGGAACTGTGCGACGACGGCCACGCGGTCATCTATGACTACGACACCAAGGGCGACCGCACCGGCATCACCAGCCTGCTCGGCGATCTCCGCAGCGCGGGGATCCGTATCTCGGACCTCGATACCCGCCAGTCGTCGCTGGAAGACATCTTCGTCAGCCTGGTGAGGGCGCCATGA
- a CDS encoding ATP-dependent helicase: MTEPSKLPHHGVPEHQPAAGGIAARARAAAGPQYLNGLNPEQREAVVTLDGPVLVLAGAGTGKTRVLTTRIAHILSQGRARPHEILSVTFTNKAAREMKLRLGQMLGQAVEGMPWLGTFHSIGGRILRIHAELVQLKSNFTVLDVDDQVRLLKQLLQAENIDDKRWPARMLAGLIDGWKNRGLAPGQVPSGEAAMFGNGKGGKLYASYQERLKILNAADFGDLLLENIRLFRENPDVLRQYQSRFKFILVDEYQDTNVAQYLWLRLLSQAPSRPGVPLSAIIPGRIDTPVIPGRTDSPVIPGHAEGVNPESGDKEDSARDSGSALSAHPGMTAAASPSSPPKNICCVGDDDQSIYGWRGAEVDNILRFEHDFPGAKVIRLERNYRSTGHILAAASHLIAHNEGRLGKTLRTEDVDGEKVTVTGSWDSEEEARAIGEEIEELQRAGENLNEVAILVRASFQMREFEDRFVTLGLPYRVIGGPRFYERAEIRDALAYLRTINSPADDLAFERIINVPKRGLGDATVQMLHDHARKRRIPLFEAARAVVETDELKPKARGSLRDLVAQFDRWRAQREVTAHTELAEIVLDESGYTEMWQKDRSADAAGRLDNLKELVRSMEEFENLQGFLEHISLVMDRDGGAEEEAVSLMTLHSAKGLEFDNVFLPGWEEGLFPSQRTLDEQGRAGLEEERRLAHVGLTRARRRAKLYFATNRRIHGTWSTTIPSRFLDELPAANVEITESKGGSGWGGSGGYGPSRFDNVESFGSSYSTPGWQRAQANRNRGQGNRNGQARGGFEESQSSFSGSRGDAFSGGGFSRNKRGPMVIEGELVAKSTGTISEFSLDDRVFHQKFGYGNVVKIDGNKLTIAFEKAGEKKVVDSFVERV; the protein is encoded by the coding sequence ATGACCGAGCCGAGCAAACTGCCCCATCACGGCGTCCCCGAGCACCAGCCTGCGGCTGGCGGCATCGCTGCGCGTGCGCGGGCCGCGGCCGGTCCGCAATATCTGAACGGCCTCAATCCGGAGCAGCGCGAAGCCGTCGTGACGCTGGATGGGCCGGTCCTGGTGCTGGCCGGCGCCGGCACCGGCAAGACGCGGGTGCTGACCACGCGCATCGCCCACATCCTGAGCCAGGGCCGCGCGCGGCCGCACGAAATCCTCTCGGTGACCTTCACCAACAAGGCCGCGCGCGAGATGAAGCTGCGGCTCGGCCAGATGCTCGGCCAGGCCGTGGAGGGCATGCCGTGGCTCGGTACCTTCCACTCGATCGGCGGGCGTATCCTGCGCATTCATGCCGAACTGGTGCAGCTCAAATCCAATTTCACCGTGCTCGACGTCGACGACCAGGTGCGGCTCTTGAAGCAATTGCTGCAGGCCGAGAACATCGACGACAAGCGCTGGCCCGCGCGCATGCTGGCCGGATTGATCGACGGCTGGAAGAACCGCGGGCTGGCGCCCGGCCAGGTGCCATCAGGCGAAGCCGCGATGTTCGGCAACGGCAAGGGCGGCAAGCTCTACGCCAGCTATCAGGAGCGGCTGAAGATTCTCAACGCCGCCGATTTCGGCGATCTCTTGCTGGAGAACATCCGGCTGTTCCGCGAAAACCCCGATGTGCTGCGGCAGTACCAGAGCCGGTTCAAGTTCATTCTGGTCGACGAATATCAGGACACCAACGTCGCGCAGTATCTCTGGCTGCGGCTGCTGTCGCAGGCGCCGTCGCGGCCGGGAGTGCCGCTTTCGGCGATCATTCCGGGGCGCATCGATACCCCCGTCATTCCAGGGCGCACCGACTCCCCCGTCATTCCGGGGCACGCCGAAGGCGTGAACCCGGAATCTGGAGATAAAGAGGACTCAGCTCGAGATTCCGGGTCTGCGCTTTCAGCGCATCCCGGAATGACGGCGGCTGCGTCTCCCTCCTCGCCCCCCAAAAACATCTGCTGCGTCGGCGACGACGACCAGTCGATCTATGGCTGGCGCGGCGCGGAGGTCGACAACATCCTGCGCTTCGAGCACGATTTTCCCGGCGCAAAGGTCATCCGCCTCGAACGCAATTACCGCTCTACCGGACACATTCTCGCCGCCGCCTCGCATCTGATTGCGCATAACGAAGGCCGCCTCGGCAAGACATTGCGCACCGAGGACGTCGACGGCGAGAAGGTCACGGTGACCGGCTCCTGGGATTCGGAAGAGGAAGCCCGCGCCATCGGCGAGGAGATCGAGGAGCTGCAGCGCGCGGGTGAAAACCTCAACGAGGTCGCGATCCTGGTGCGCGCCTCGTTCCAGATGCGCGAGTTCGAAGATCGTTTTGTCACGCTCGGCCTGCCCTATCGCGTGATCGGCGGCCCCAGGTTCTATGAGCGCGCCGAAATCCGCGACGCGTTGGCGTATCTGCGCACGATCAATTCGCCGGCCGACGATCTCGCCTTCGAGCGCATCATCAACGTACCGAAGCGCGGACTCGGCGACGCCACCGTGCAGATGCTGCACGACCACGCCCGCAAGCGTCGTATTCCCCTGTTCGAAGCGGCGCGCGCCGTGGTCGAAACCGACGAGTTGAAGCCGAAGGCGCGCGGGTCCTTGCGCGACCTCGTCGCGCAATTCGACCGCTGGCGCGCGCAGCGCGAGGTGACCGCGCATACGGAATTGGCCGAAATCGTGCTCGACGAAAGCGGCTATACCGAGATGTGGCAGAAGGACCGCTCGGCCGACGCCGCGGGCCGGCTGGACAACTTGAAGGAACTGGTGCGCTCGATGGAAGAGTTCGAGAACCTGCAAGGCTTCCTCGAACACATCTCGCTGGTGATGGACCGCGACGGCGGCGCCGAGGAAGAAGCCGTCTCGCTTATGACGCTGCATTCGGCCAAGGGGCTCGAATTCGACAATGTGTTCCTGCCCGGCTGGGAAGAAGGCCTGTTCCCGAGCCAACGCACGCTCGACGAACAGGGCCGCGCCGGCCTCGAAGAAGAGCGCCGCCTCGCCCATGTCGGCCTGACCCGCGCGCGCCGCCGCGCCAAACTCTATTTCGCCACCAACCGCCGCATCCACGGCACGTGGTCGACCACGATCCCCTCGCGCTTCCTCGACGAATTGCCGGCAGCCAATGTCGAGATCACCGAGTCCAAGGGCGGCTCCGGCTGGGGCGGCAGCGGCGGCTACGGCCCCTCGCGCTTCGACAACGTCGAATCCTTCGGCTCCAGCTACAGCACGCCGGGCTGGCAGCGCGCGCAGGCCAATCGCAACCGCGGCCAGGGCAACCGCAACGGACAGGCCCGCGGCGGCTTTGAGGAAAGCCAGTCCTCATTTTCAGGCTCGCGCGGCGATGCCTTCTCAGGCGGCGGCTTCTCACGCAACAAGCGCGGCCCGATGGTGATCGAGGGCGAACTGGTCGCGAAATCCACCGGCACCATTTCCGAATTCTCGCTCGACGACCGCGTGTTTCACCAGAAATTCGGCTACGGCAACGTGGTGAAGATCGACGGCAACAAGCTGACGATCGCATTCGAAAAGGCCGGCGAAAAGAAGGTGGTCGATAGTTTCGTGGAGCGGGTTTAA
- a CDS encoding DUF1328 domain-containing protein: MLSWVVTFLIIALIAGVLGFGGIAGASVEIAKAIFFIAVILFLISAVVGLVRGRSNV; the protein is encoded by the coding sequence ATGCTGAGCTGGGTCGTTACGTTTCTGATCATTGCGTTGATCGCGGGTGTTCTGGGCTTTGGCGGCATCGCCGGTGCGTCTGTCGAAATCGCCAAAGCGATCTTCTTTATTGCCGTGATTCTGTTTCTGATCTCGGCCGTAGTTGGACTGGTGCGCGGACGCAGCAACGTCTAG
- a CDS encoding thioesterase family protein, with protein sequence MTTAAAAGDRLKTMRLPPAPFLSSVMQIEPQWIDYNGHLNMAYYNVMMDRAIDEMWLQLGIGPAYMKERHCSTFTAECHVRYIREIHLGDPVQISVYLLGHDEKRLHTFEELRHATEGWLSATSENMTLHMDMKARKVAPFPPDIRARIQAVVDKHAAVPRPEGIGRKVAMPSG encoded by the coding sequence ATGACGACCGCTGCCGCCGCCGGCGACCGCCTGAAGACGATGCGCCTGCCGCCCGCCCCGTTCCTATCGTCGGTGATGCAGATCGAGCCGCAATGGATCGACTATAACGGCCACCTCAACATGGCCTATTACAACGTCATGATGGACCGCGCGATCGACGAAATGTGGCTGCAGCTCGGGATCGGGCCGGCCTACATGAAGGAACGCCACTGCTCGACCTTCACCGCCGAATGCCATGTACGCTACATACGCGAGATTCACCTCGGCGATCCCGTTCAGATTTCGGTTTATTTGTTAGGTCATGACGAGAAGCGGCTGCATACGTTCGAGGAACTGCGGCACGCGACCGAAGGCTGGCTCTCCGCCACCTCGGAAAACATGACGCTCCACATGGACATGAAGGCGCGGAAGGTTGCGCCCTTCCCGCCGGACATTCGCGCCCGCATCCAGGCGGTGGTGGACAAGCATGCCGCCGTGCCGCGGCCCGAAGGCATCGGCCGCAAGGTGGCGATGCCTTCGGGATAG
- a CDS encoding FAD-binding oxidoreductase, whose protein sequence is MATTISGSVKRPEPQGLASAVEALAARFGNRLITSQAVREQHAHTTTWLPTQPPDAVVMAQEAQDIQDVVRICAKHSVPVIAFGTGTSLEGQVNAPAGGVCIDLRDMNRILEVHAEDLDCVIQPGVTRKALNEHLRDQGLFFPIDPGADASLGGMASTRASGTNAVRYGTMRDNVLALKVVRGDGDIITTGTRAKKSAAGYDLTHLFVGAEGTLGIISELTIKLRGIPETIAAAACSFETVRGACQATILAIQTGIPLARIELLNAEQVRACNAYSKLTLPETPLLLLEFHGSEVEVAEQSRNFSEIARECGGGDFTWTTKPEDRTKLWQARHDAYWSVKALRPGAGVVATDVCVPISRLADCVTETEDDLKRLNLLSPIVGHVGDGNFHCSLVCDVDNTEEMARGEDFMHRLVERAQAMGGTCTGEHGIGQGKQKYLEAELGPEAIDAMRALKQALDPQNIFNPGKIVPVN, encoded by the coding sequence GTGGCGACGACGATATCAGGTAGTGTGAAGCGGCCGGAGCCGCAGGGGCTGGCAAGCGCGGTCGAGGCGCTCGCGGCGCGATTCGGCAACCGGCTGATCACCTCGCAGGCGGTGCGCGAGCAGCACGCCCATACCACCACTTGGCTGCCGACGCAGCCGCCCGACGCGGTGGTGATGGCGCAGGAAGCCCAGGACATCCAGGACGTGGTACGGATCTGCGCCAAACACAGCGTTCCCGTGATTGCCTTCGGCACCGGCACGTCGCTCGAGGGCCAGGTCAACGCGCCGGCCGGCGGCGTGTGCATCGACCTGCGCGACATGAACCGGATCCTCGAAGTCCATGCCGAGGATCTGGATTGCGTGATCCAGCCCGGCGTCACCCGCAAGGCGCTGAACGAGCATCTGCGCGACCAGGGATTGTTCTTCCCGATCGATCCCGGTGCCGACGCGTCGCTGGGCGGCATGGCTTCGACGCGCGCCTCCGGGACCAATGCGGTGCGCTACGGCACCATGCGCGACAACGTGCTGGCGCTCAAAGTGGTGCGCGGCGACGGCGACATCATCACAACCGGCACGCGGGCGAAGAAATCCGCGGCCGGCTACGATCTGACGCATCTGTTCGTCGGCGCCGAAGGCACGCTGGGCATCATCTCCGAACTCACCATCAAGCTGCGCGGTATCCCCGAGACGATCGCGGCCGCCGCCTGTTCGTTCGAAACTGTGCGCGGCGCCTGTCAGGCGACGATCCTTGCCATTCAGACCGGCATTCCGCTCGCGCGGATCGAACTGCTCAACGCCGAGCAGGTTCGCGCCTGCAATGCCTATTCGAAGCTGACCTTGCCGGAGACGCCGCTGCTGCTTCTGGAATTTCATGGCAGCGAGGTCGAAGTGGCCGAGCAGTCGAGGAATTTCAGCGAGATTGCCAGGGAATGCGGCGGCGGCGATTTCACCTGGACCACCAAGCCGGAGGACCGCACCAAGCTGTGGCAGGCGCGGCATGACGCCTATTGGTCGGTGAAGGCGCTGCGTCCCGGCGCAGGCGTGGTGGCGACCGATGTCTGCGTGCCGATCTCACGGCTGGCCGATTGCGTCACCGAGACCGAGGACGATCTGAAACGGCTCAATTTGCTGTCGCCGATCGTCGGCCATGTCGGCGACGGCAACTTCCACTGTTCGCTGGTCTGCGACGTCGACAATACCGAAGAAATGGCGCGCGGCGAGGACTTCATGCACCGCCTCGTCGAGCGGGCTCAGGCGATGGGCGGCACCTGCACCGGCGAGCACGGCATCGGGCAGGGCAAGCAGAAATACCTCGAGGCCGAACTCGGCCCCGAGGCGATCGACGCCATGCGCGCGCTGAAGCAGGCGCTCGATCCGCAGAACATTTTCAACCCTGGCAAGATCGTGCCGGTGAACTAG
- a CDS encoding outer membrane protein, translated as MRFVLWGIVAACGFLLAGPAAKAAEIRIPDLPSPHYNWTGFYAGVYGGGAYAAWAADYCRNGACRHTEGQAGGFAAGVYGGYNYQFANRFVIGGEFDWGKSTSSQDEHVFGDGALLSKFGAFGSARLRAGYAFDRLLAFGAVGVGVASISNGYRYTVQKGCDTVEQVVWDGQVKAGLIAGGGVEYAFTKHFVGRGEYLYANYGSVTLSSRDRIRTEFRNEMHLVRVGASYRF; from the coding sequence ATGCGTTTTGTTCTTTGGGGGATTGTTGCCGCTTGTGGCTTTTTACTGGCAGGACCGGCGGCGAAGGCCGCCGAAATCCGTATTCCGGACTTGCCTTCGCCTCACTATAACTGGACCGGATTCTATGCGGGCGTTTACGGCGGCGGAGCGTATGCGGCGTGGGCCGCCGATTACTGCCGAAATGGTGCTTGCCGTCATACGGAGGGGCAGGCGGGCGGCTTCGCCGCCGGCGTCTATGGCGGCTACAACTATCAGTTCGCCAACCGCTTTGTGATCGGTGGCGAATTCGATTGGGGCAAGTCCACCTCGTCACAGGACGAGCATGTCTTTGGCGACGGCGCGTTGCTGTCGAAGTTCGGCGCATTCGGCTCCGCCCGCCTGCGCGCAGGCTATGCGTTCGACCGCCTGCTGGCGTTTGGTGCGGTCGGTGTCGGCGTGGCCAGCATCAGCAACGGCTATCGCTATACGGTTCAGAAGGGTTGTGACACCGTGGAGCAGGTTGTCTGGGACGGACAGGTCAAGGCCGGGCTGATAGCGGGCGGCGGCGTCGAGTATGCTTTCACCAAGCATTTCGTCGGGCGCGGTGAATATCTCTACGCTAACTATGGCAGCGTTACGCTATCCAGCCGGGACCGCATCCGGACTGAATTCCGCAACGAGATGCATCTTGTGCGCGTGGGCGCCAGCTACCGGTTCTGA
- a CDS encoding creatininase family protein: METDTDRHFIERMHWDEVARRIGDGAVAILPIGAAAKQHGFHLPLNTDRIQAEWLAGRMAEKIDALIWPTLTYGHYPAFVEYAGSSSLSISTFEALVREVAGQILASGCLKLLVLNTGISTLAPVDRALTRLASERVKHLWIHEGPRYPRVARQLAEQSHGSHADELETSLMLALAPHLVDMARAEASPDLKQAMPGALTPSDPNSPNYSRSGSYGDPTRATAAKGEALLAAMLDDLHEQAAAFISQGPGEHRSAAVQGVLR, from the coding sequence ATGGAAACCGACACCGATCGCCATTTCATCGAGCGCATGCATTGGGACGAAGTCGCGCGGCGGATCGGTGATGGCGCGGTGGCAATATTGCCGATCGGCGCCGCGGCCAAGCAGCACGGCTTCCACCTCCCCCTCAATACCGACCGCATTCAGGCCGAATGGCTGGCCGGCCGGATGGCGGAAAAAATCGACGCGCTAATCTGGCCGACGCTGACCTACGGCCACTACCCCGCCTTCGTCGAGTATGCCGGCAGCAGCAGCCTGTCGATTTCGACCTTCGAGGCGCTCGTGCGCGAGGTTGCGGGACAAATTCTCGCCAGCGGATGCCTAAAGCTGCTCGTGCTCAATACCGGGATCAGCACGTTGGCGCCGGTCGACCGCGCCCTGACGCGCCTCGCGAGCGAGCGGGTCAAGCATTTGTGGATCCACGAAGGTCCGCGCTATCCCCGCGTGGCCAGGCAATTGGCCGAGCAGAGCCATGGCAGCCATGCCGACGAACTGGAAACGTCGCTGATGCTGGCGCTGGCGCCGCATCTGGTCGACATGGCGCGCGCCGAAGCCAGCCCCGACCTGAAACAGGCGATGCCGGGCGCGTTGACGCCGTCGGATCCGAATTCGCCGAATTACAGCCGCTCCGGTAGCTATGGCGATCCGACACGGGCGACAGCGGCCAAGGGCGAAGCCTTGCTCGCCGCCATGCTTGACGACCTCCACGAACAGGCCGCCGCGTTCATCTCGCAAGGCCCTGGCGAGCACCGGTCGGCCGCGGTCCAAGGCGTGCTGCGATGA
- a CDS encoding DNA-binding domain-containing protein gives MSDFARQQAEFQRGILDGDDTVLAEILDSPQEKREVLFGVYRYAYGSRLVEAMRNDHELLHLYLGDEMFDEMGHAYVKARPSSHPNLRWFSQGLPEFLKSTAPYREHPELSDLAALEKALNDAFDAAEGKVVELTEMAGFAPDAWSGLRFRPHPSASRLELATNAAAIWLALKNDEAPPDATGLEQPAHLLIWRQDVTPMFRELPAEEAMMWDEAANGIPFGVLCEMLATYDDPDSAAGRGAGYLHGWITAGLLTDVSVGS, from the coding sequence ATGAGTGACTTCGCGCGACAGCAGGCCGAGTTTCAGCGCGGCATTCTTGATGGCGACGATACAGTGCTGGCTGAAATCCTCGATAGCCCGCAAGAGAAGCGCGAGGTGTTGTTCGGCGTCTATCGCTATGCCTATGGTTCGCGGCTGGTCGAAGCCATGCGCAACGACCATGAGCTGCTGCATCTTTATCTCGGCGACGAGATGTTCGACGAGATGGGCCACGCCTACGTCAAGGCGCGCCCGTCCAGCCATCCGAACCTGCGCTGGTTCTCGCAAGGCCTGCCGGAGTTCCTGAAATCGACCGCCCCCTACCGCGAGCATCCCGAGCTGTCCGATCTCGCCGCCCTCGAAAAGGCGCTCAACGACGCCTTCGACGCCGCGGAAGGCAAGGTCGTCGAGCTGACCGAGATGGCGGGCTTTGCGCCCGACGCCTGGTCGGGCCTCCGATTCCGGCCGCATCCCAGTGCATCCAGGCTTGAGCTTGCGACCAATGCGGCGGCGATCTGGCTTGCGCTCAAGAACGATGAAGCGCCGCCGGATGCGACCGGGCTGGAGCAGCCCGCGCATCTGCTGATCTGGCGCCAGGACGTCACGCCGATGTTCCGCGAGCTTCCGGCGGAGGAAGCGATGATGTGGGACGAGGCCGCGAACGGCATTCCGTTCGGCGTGCTCTGCGAAATGCTGGCTACCTATGACGACCCCGACAGCGCGGCGGGCCGCGGTGCGGGTTATCTGCACGGCTGGATCACCGCAGGACTTTTGACGGATGTTTCCGTCGGCTCATAA
- the bufB gene encoding MNIO family bufferin maturase, with protein sequence MNVASRLPGTSAAALADRPATSAKPPFLGFGLGLRHQHYDEILSGNPPIDWFEVISENYMVPGGQPLRTLDRICERYPVVMHGVSMSIASTAPPNFEYLQALKDLAQRVEPKWVSDHLCWTGVHGKNLHDLLPIPYTREALDHVVSRVQLVQDFLGRAIVLENVSTYVQFNNSEMTEWEFLAELSRRSGCWLLFDVNNVYVSAFNHGYDPLTFLNGIPADRVVQFHMAGHSHMGTHIIDTHDHPVCEDVWDLYAAALKRFGRVSTMIERDDNIPPLDELLIEVARTCEMAEKILPQASRRNE encoded by the coding sequence ATGAACGTCGCAAGCAGATTGCCAGGCACCTCGGCGGCCGCGCTTGCAGACCGTCCGGCGACATCGGCCAAGCCGCCGTTCCTCGGCTTCGGTCTCGGCCTGCGCCACCAGCATTACGACGAAATTCTTAGCGGCAATCCGCCGATCGACTGGTTCGAGGTGATCAGCGAAAACTACATGGTGCCCGGCGGCCAACCGCTGCGCACGCTCGACCGCATTTGCGAACGCTATCCCGTGGTGATGCACGGCGTGTCGATGTCGATCGCCTCCACCGCGCCGCCGAATTTCGAATATCTGCAAGCCTTGAAGGACCTCGCCCAACGCGTCGAGCCGAAATGGGTGTCGGATCATCTGTGCTGGACCGGCGTCCACGGCAAGAACCTGCATGATCTGTTGCCGATTCCCTACACCAGGGAAGCGCTCGATCACGTCGTCAGCCGGGTGCAACTGGTGCAGGACTTCCTCGGCCGCGCCATCGTGCTCGAAAACGTCTCGACCTATGTCCAGTTCAACAATTCGGAAATGACGGAATGGGAATTCCTGGCCGAGTTGTCGCGCCGCTCCGGATGCTGGCTGCTGTTCGACGTCAATAACGTCTATGTCAGCGCCTTCAACCACGGCTACGATCCCTTGACCTTCCTCAACGGAATTCCGGCGGATCGCGTGGTGCAGTTTCACATGGCCGGCCACAGCCACATGGGCACCCATATCATCGACACCCACGACCATCCGGTGTGCGAGGATGTCTGGGATCTCTATGCCGCGGCGTTGAAACGCTTCGGCCGGGTCTCGACCATGATCGAGCGCGATGACAACATTCCACCGCTCGACGAATTGCTGATCGAGGTGGCCCGGACCTGCGAGATGGCCGAGAAAATTTTGCCGCAGGCAAGCAGACGGAATGAGTGA
- the bufA2 gene encoding BufA2 family periplasmic bufferin-type metallophore: MKMTSKSGATIAAAAATLFLAGAVMSSPTYAAGEGKCVGANACKGQSACKGASNACKGQNACKGQGFSEMTKEKCAAAKGKFTPS; the protein is encoded by the coding sequence ATGAAGATGACTTCCAAATCCGGCGCGACCATTGCCGCCGCTGCAGCCACGCTGTTCCTGGCCGGCGCCGTCATGTCGAGCCCGACCTACGCCGCCGGCGAAGGCAAGTGCGTCGGCGCCAACGCCTGCAAGGGCCAGAGCGCCTGCAAGGGTGCGTCCAATGCCTGCAAGGGTCAGAACGCCTGCAAGGGCCAGGGTTTCTCGGAGATGACCAAGGAAAAGTGCGCCGCCGCCAAGGGCAAGTTCACGCCGTCCTAG
- the bufA2 gene encoding BufA2 family periplasmic bufferin-type metallophore gives MKLNSKSGATLAAAAATLFLAGSVVSTVSTPANAAQGKCMAGNACKGQSACKGSANACKGQNACKGTGFSMTGEKQCAAMGAKFVKG, from the coding sequence ATGAAGTTGAATTCCAAATCCGGTGCGACGCTCGCCGCTGCCGCCGCCACCCTGTTCCTCGCCGGTTCGGTGGTGTCGACGGTGTCGACGCCCGCGAACGCTGCCCAGGGCAAGTGCATGGCCGGCAACGCCTGCAAGGGCCAGAGCGCCTGCAAGGGCTCGGCCAATGCCTGCAAGGGCCAGAACGCCTGCAAGGGCACCGGCTTCTCGATGACTGGCGAAAAGCAGTGCGCCGCCATGGGCGCAAAGTTCGTCAAGGGCTGA